One part of the Astatotilapia calliptera chromosome 9, fAstCal1.2, whole genome shotgun sequence genome encodes these proteins:
- the nck1b gene encoding cytoplasmic protein NCK1 isoform X2: MDMANLFKHFFRIGKVKSRKGGMRDPAPNADPDMNADNGERLYDLNLPALVKFSYTAEREDELSLVKGTRVVVMEKCSDGWWRGSYSGRSGWFPSNYVTEDVDGTAGGGGMGGLDPAGSLTEKLAAVVNITANGNRVLHTVQALYPFSSGNDEELNFEKGEVMEVVEKPENDPEWWKCRKADGQLGLVPKNYVTVLDSTSHKPQAGLAGPPTPECDYILPSGSGRFAGKEWYYGKVTRHQAEVALNQRGTEGDFLIRDSESSPNDFSISLKAQSKNKHFKVQLKDNLYCIGQRKFNSMEELVEHYKKAPIFTSEQGDKLYLIKALAAS, encoded by the exons ATGGACATGGCTAACCTATTCAAACATTTCTTTC gaattgGGAAAGTGAAGAGCAGAAAGGGGGGTATGAGAGATCCAGCCCCTAATGCTGACCCAGATATGAATGCAGATAACGGAGAGAGGCTGTATGACCTCAACCTTCCCGCCCTGGTCAAGTTCAGCTACACAGCAGAGCGTGAGGATGAGCTGTCTCTGGTGAAGGGAACACGTGTGGTGGTGATGGAGAAGTGCAGCGACGGCTGGTGGCGCGGTAGCTACAGCGGACGGTCAGGTTGGTTTCCGTCCAACTATGTGACGGAGGACGTGGATGGGACTGCGGGGGGAGGGGGTATGGGCGGACTCGACCCTGCCGGATCGCTGACAGAGAAACTGGCTGCGGTGGTGAACATCACAGCGAACGGAAACCGAGTGCTGCACACAGTTCAGGCGCTCTACCCGTTCAGCTCAGGCAACGACGAGGAACTGAACTTTGAGAAGGGCGAGGTAATGGAGGTGGTGGAGAAGCCCGAGAATGACCCGGAGTGGTGGAAGTGCCGCAAAGCGGATGGACAGCTGGGCTTGGTGCCCAAGAACTACGTCACTGTGCTGGACTCCACCTCCCATAAACCGCAAGCGGGGCTCGCTGGGCCGCCCACACCCGAGTGCGACTACATCTTGCCATCAGGCAGTGGGCGCTTTGCGGGGAAGGAGTGGTACTACGGAAAGGTGACGCGCCATCAGGCAGAGGTGGCGCTCAATCAAAGAGGCACAGAGGGAGACTTCCTCATCCGAGACAGCGAGTCATCG ccaAACGACTTTTCCATCTCCCTGAAGGCGCAGAGCAAGAACAAGCATTTCAAAGTGCAGCTGAAGGACAACCTTTACTGCATCGGACAGCGCAAGTTCAACTCTATGGAAGAGCTTGTTGAACACTACAAAAAGGCTCCCATCTTCACCAGTGAGCAGGGAGACAAACTGTACCTGATTAAAGCCCTGGCTGCTTCCTGA
- the bdh1 gene encoding D-beta-hydroxybutyrate dehydrogenase, mitochondrial produces the protein MASLPALRAVLLVALSVFLTVVLGFGLPALLNAFMRMLGLPETSVTECIVALYAVFVLYVATPRIPRGLVEVKGKAVLITGCDTGFGYALAKHLHKLGFIVFAGCLLKDKGGDGAKELEELHSDRMKVVQLDVCNEEQVNKAVDHFREILGESEAVLWAVVNNAGVSTFGEVEFTSMDTYKHVSEVNLWGTIRVTKAVLPLIRRAKGRVVNVASMYGRMGNIMRSPYCISKYAVEAFSDCLRYEMKAWGVKVSVIEPGNFIVATGILTRDIVATTANKLWSEAPSEVKEDYGKTHFEQNMALMRSYCSSGQKDTVSVLDDITDAIMSKRPHTRYSPMEPHWWIRMQVMTHLPGAISDLLYF, from the exons ATGGCCTCGCTGCCCGCGCTCCGAGCGGTACTCCTGGTGGCTCTTTCGGTTTTCCTCACGGTGGTGCTGGGTTTTGGACTCCCTGCTCTGCTGAACGCGTTCATGAGGATGCTGGGGTTGCCAGAGACGAGCGTCACCGAGTGCATAGTTGCATTGTAcgcagtttttgtgctgtacGTGGCGACGCCTCGAATTCCAAGAGGACTGGTGGAG GTGAAAGGGAAAGCCGTGCTTATTACAGGCTGTGACACTGGATTTGGTTACGCTCTCGCCAAACATCTGCACAAACTTGGCTTTATAGTCTTTGCCGGATGTCTTCTCAAG GATAAAGGTGGAGACGGTGCAAAGGAGCTTGAGGAACTTCATTCAGATCGAATGAAGGTCGTGCAGCTGGACGTGTGCAATGAAGAGCAGGTCAACAAGGCAGTGGACCACTTCAGGGAGATCCTGGGTGAATCTGAAGCGG TTCTCTGGGCTGTAGTGAATAATGCTGGTGTGTCAACGTTTGGAGAGGTCGAATTTACCTCCATGGACACCTACAAGCACGTGTCAGAGGTCAACTTGTGGGGCACCATCAGGGTTACTAAAGCTGTTTTGCCGTTAATCCGCAGGGCGAAGG GCCGTGTCGTGAACGTGGCCAGCATGTATGGAAGGATGGGCAACATCATGAGGTCACCGTACTGCATTTCCAAATACGCCGTGGAAGCCTTTTCTGACTGCCTCCGCTACGAGATGAAAGCGTGGGGCGTAAAAGTGTCCGTAATCGAACCGGGTAACTTTATTGTGGCCACTGGCATCTTGACCCGCGACATCGTGGCTACCACGGCCAATAAGCTGTGGAGCGAGGCGCCCTCGGAGGTGAAGGAGGATTATGGGAAGACCCACTTCGAGCAGAACATGGCTCTGATGCGCTCTTACTGCAGCAGCGGGCAGAAGGATACGGTCTCCGTGCTGGATGACATTACCGATGCCATCATGTCCAAGCGTCCTCACACGCGCTACAGCCCCATGGAGCCGCACTGGTGGATCAGAATGCAGGTGATGACCCACCTGCCGGGTGCCATATCTGACCTCCTTTACTTCTAG
- the cpb1 gene encoding carboxypeptidase B, which yields MKVLLFFGLVAFALADVTRFEGDKVLRLKPVLNEHVKVIRELANSVQLDFWTPENAEQVTVGMSVDIRVPAQYLDMVFTVLQQSGMQLEVFIDDVQEAVDRQIENKGSPRAHSYTKYNTWSDIESWMNSMATANSDMISKEVIGNTYEGRPMVVLKIGKKSGSTKPAIFMDCGFHAREWISHAFCQWFVNEAVTAYGSDSQMTSLLDQMDVFVLPVFNVDGYVFTHTNNRMWRKTRSRNAGSSCLGTDPNRNFNAGWCTTGASTNPCSETYCGTTPESEIESKNLADFIRKNKSIIKAYITIHSYSQMLLFPYSYTYELAADHDELMAVAKGASSALRSLYGTVYTSGPGAPTIYPAAGGSDDWAYDLGVKYSYTFELRDEGQYGFLLPESQIKPTCEETMLAVKYIAAHVQKNLY from the exons ATGAAGGTCCTCCTGTTTTTTGGATTGGTGGCTTTTGCCCTCGCTGACGTCACTCGCTTTGAGGG TGATAAAGTTCTGCGTCTGAAGCCTGTCCTTAATGAACATGTGAAAGTCATTAGGGAACTGGCTAACAGTGTTCAG CTCGACTTTTGGACCccagaaaatgctgagcagGTGACTGTGGGCATGAGCGTGGACATCCGTGTGCCTGCCCAGTACCTGGACATGGTGTTCACCGTCCTGCAGCAGAGCGGCATGCAGCTAGA GGTCTTTATTGATGATGTTCAGGAGGCTGTTGATCGCCAGATTGAAAACAAGGGTTCTCCCAGAGCCCACAGCTACACCAAGTACAACACCTGGAGCGAT ATTGAGTCATGGATGAACTCAATGGCTACTGCCAATTCTGATATGATCAGCAAGGAGGTGATTGGAAACACCTATGAGGGACGTCCCATGGTAGTTCTCAAG ATTGGTAAGAAGTCTGGTTCCACCAAGCCTGCCATCTTCATGGACTGTGGATTCCACGCCAGAGAGTGGATCTCTCATGCTTTCTGTCAGTGGTTTGTCAATGAG GCTGTGACCGCCTATGGTAGTGATTCTCAGATGACTAGCCTGCTCGACCAGATGGATGTCTTTGTTCTGCCCGTCTTCAATGTCGATGGTTACGTGTTCACCCACACAAAC AACAGGATGTGGAGAAAAACTCGCTCCAGGAACGCTGGATCCAGCTGCCTTGGGACTGATCCAAACAGAAACTTCAATGCTGGCTGGTGCA CCACTGGAGCTTCCACCAACCCCTGCAGCGAAACTTACTGTGGCACCACTCCTGAATCTGAAATTGAATCCAAGAATCTTGCTGACTTCATCCGCAAAAATAAATCCATCATCAAGGCCTACATCACTATCCACTCCTATTCTCAGATGCTGCTCTTCCCCTACTCCTACACCTATGAGTTAGCTGCAGACCATGACGAGCTG aTGGCAGTTGCTAAGGGAGCTTCTTCTGCTCTGCGTAGCCTGTATGGCACAGTCTACACCAGCGGCCCCGGTGCTCCAACTATCT ACCCCGCTGCTGGAGGCTCTGATGACTGGGCCTACGACCTGGGAGTGAAATATTCCTACACCTTCGAGTTGCGTGACGAGGGTCAATATGGCTTCCTGCTGCCCGAGTCTCAGATCAAGCCCACATGCGAGGAGACCATGCTGGCCGTCAAGTACATTGCGGCCCACGTGCAGAAGAACCTCTATTAA
- the agtr1b gene encoding type-1 angiotensin II receptor: MQNLTTETTDGLELACGMSGHHEIIFTLVPIVYGCIFVIGIVGNSMVVAVIYCYMKLKTVANIFVLNLAVSDLTFLITLPMWATYTATGYSWPFGGFLCKASAGLVIFNIYTSIFFLTALSLDRYLAIVHPMRSRRFRTVVYARLTCVVIWLFAFVLSVPTAVIRDLHDISHSNTTVCGILHPTEENEMWLKELRLAISLMKILLGFLVPFVIILTCYCLIGQALLGATHIQKSSRSRDDEVLRMLAAAVLAFFLCWAPHQVFHFMEVLTQLKLVNNCSIVELIDTAIPFTICIAYFNSCVNPIVYSFVGHNFRKNLLHLLRCSRGAVPGPHPSISSKMSALSFRATEALSLAVKSNASSDVK; the protein is encoded by the coding sequence ATGCAAAATCTAACGACAGAAACAACAGACGGTTTAGAACTGGCATGTGGTATGTCTGGacaccatgaaataattttcaCCCTGGTACCCATCGTCTATGGCTGTATTTTTGTCATCGGCATTGTCGGAAACAGCATGGTGGTGGCTGTCATCTACTGCTATATGAAGCTTAAGACGGTGGCTAACATTTTCGTCCTGAATCTTGCCGTGTCTGACCTCACGTTTCTCATCACTCTACCAATGTGGGCCACCTACACCGCCACAGGCTATAGTTGGCCCTTTGGAGGATTCCTGTGCAAGGCCAGTGCAGGGCTGGTGATTTTTAACATCTACACCAGCATCTTCTTCCTCACAGCGCTCAGCCTAGACCGTTACCTGGCTATTGTGCATCCAATGCGATCGAGGCGCTTCCGCACCGTGGTGTATGCGCGTCTCACCTGTGTGGTGATCTGGCTTTTTGCCTTCGTGCTCAGTGTGCCCACAGCGGTGATCAGGGATCTCCACGACATCTCACACTCTAACACTACAGTGTGCGGCATTCTGCACCCGactgaagaaaatgaaatgtgGTTGAAAGAGCTCCGCCTCGCCATCAGCCTCATGAAGATCCTGCTGGGCTTCCTGGTGCCCTTTGTCATCATCCTCACTTGTTATTGCCTTATTGGGCAGGCGCTGCTGGGGGCCACGCACATACAGAAGAGCTCTCGTTCGCGGGACGACGAGGTACTGCGCATGCTCGCAGCAGCTGTCTTGGCCTTTTTCTTGTGCTGGGCGCCACACCAGGTATTCCACTTCATGGAGGTGCTCACCCAACTGAAACTTGTGAACAACTGCTCCATCGTGGAACTCATTGACACCGCCATACCCTTCACCATATGCATTGCCTACTTCAATAGCTGCGTGAACCCTATCGTGTACAGCTTCGTGGGGCACAACTTTCGCAAAAACTTACTCCATCTGCTGCGTTGCTCCCGAGGTGCAGTTCCCGGGCCTCACCCGAGCATTAGCTCCAAGATGAGTGCACTCTCTTTTCGCGCCACAGAGGCACTGAGCCTTGCAGTCAAAAGTAATGCCTCCTCTGACGTGAagtaa
- the gyg1b gene encoding glycogenin-1b isoform X1, whose product MADQAFVTLATNDNYARGAMVLGKSLRKHNTTKKLVALIGPQVSEPSQSVLKRIYDEVRVVDVLDSGDTAHLAMMKRPELGVTFTKLHCWTLTHYSKCVFMDADTMVLSNIDELFDREELSAAPDPGWPDCFNSGVFVFRPSVETHGKLLQYCTEHGSFDGGDQGILNGFFSNWATADISKHLPFIYNLSSIAIYTYLPAFKQYGGNAKVVHFLGKTKPWDYTFDPKTKQISGSEQDAATHPTFLLNWWTLYSGDVVPMLHEEYGEQPFHSGCVEFQHSETVTFESEQGESRSSHAHAQASQSQQMSSEERKQKWEQGQADYLGMDSFDNIQRKLDTFLK is encoded by the exons ATGGCTG aTCAGGCATTTGTGACATTGGCTACCAATGACAACTATGCTCGGGGAGCAATGGTTTTGGGCAAATCCCTCCGTAAGCACAATACAACCAAGAAGCTGGTGGCACTCATTGGTCCACAAGTATCAGAGCCTAGCCA GTCTGTGCTGAAGAGGATCTACGATGAGGTGAGGGTGGTGGATGTGCTAGACAGTGGCGACACTGCACACCTGGCCATGATGAAGAGACCCGAACTGGGCGTCACCTTCACCAAACTCCACTGTTGGACCCTCACACATTACTCCAAatgtgttttcatggatgcagaCACTATG GTTCTTTCAAATATAGATGAGTTGTTTGATAGAGAGGAACTGTCAGCTGCTCCTGACCCTGGCTGGCCCGATTGCTTCAACTCTGGCGTTTTTGTTTTTCGTCCTTCTGTGGAGACTCATGGCAAACTGCTTCAGTATTGTACAGAACATGGCAGCTTTGACG GAGGAGACCAAGGGATTTTGAATGGCTTCTTTAGCAACTGGGCAACAGCTGACATATCAAAACATCTCCCTTTCATTTACAATCTCAGCAGCATAGCCATCTACACTTACCTCCCAGCATTTAAACA ATATGGTGGAAATGCCAAGGTGGTCCATTTCCTGGGGAAGACCAAACCATGGGATTACACATTTGATCCCAAAACCAAACAGATTTCAGGGAGTGAGCAGGATGCTGCCACACACCCTACTTTCCTTCTCAACTGGTGGACCCTATACTCGGGTGATGTGGTCCCCATGCTGCATGAGGAGTATGGAGAACAGCCCTTCCACTCAGGATGTGTGGAG TTCCAGCACAGTGAAACTGTCACTTTTGAGAGTGAACAG GGCGAGAGCAGGTCTTCGCACGCGCACGCACAGGCATCCCAATCCCAGCAGATGTCCTCAGAAGAACGGAAGCAGAAATGGGAGCAAGGTCAGGCAGACTACTTGGGAATGGACTCATTTGACAATATCCAGAGAAAGCTTGATACTTTTCTCAAATAA
- the gyg1b gene encoding glycogenin-1b isoform X2: MADQAFVTLATNDNYARGAMVLGKSLRKHNTTKKLVALIGPQVSEPSQSVLKRIYDEVRVVDVLDSGDTAHLAMMKRPELGVTFTKLHCWTLTHYSKCVFMDADTMVLSNIDELFDREELSAAPDPGWPDCFNSGVFVFRPSVETHGKLLQYCTEHGSFDGGDQGILNGFFSNWATADISKHLPFIYNLSSIAIYTYLPAFKQYGGNAKVVHFLGKTKPWDYTFDPKTKQISGSEQDAATHPTFLLNWWTLYSGDVVPMLHEEYGEQPFHSGCVEGESRSSHAHAQASQSQQMSSEERKQKWEQGQADYLGMDSFDNIQRKLDTFLK; encoded by the exons ATGGCTG aTCAGGCATTTGTGACATTGGCTACCAATGACAACTATGCTCGGGGAGCAATGGTTTTGGGCAAATCCCTCCGTAAGCACAATACAACCAAGAAGCTGGTGGCACTCATTGGTCCACAAGTATCAGAGCCTAGCCA GTCTGTGCTGAAGAGGATCTACGATGAGGTGAGGGTGGTGGATGTGCTAGACAGTGGCGACACTGCACACCTGGCCATGATGAAGAGACCCGAACTGGGCGTCACCTTCACCAAACTCCACTGTTGGACCCTCACACATTACTCCAAatgtgttttcatggatgcagaCACTATG GTTCTTTCAAATATAGATGAGTTGTTTGATAGAGAGGAACTGTCAGCTGCTCCTGACCCTGGCTGGCCCGATTGCTTCAACTCTGGCGTTTTTGTTTTTCGTCCTTCTGTGGAGACTCATGGCAAACTGCTTCAGTATTGTACAGAACATGGCAGCTTTGACG GAGGAGACCAAGGGATTTTGAATGGCTTCTTTAGCAACTGGGCAACAGCTGACATATCAAAACATCTCCCTTTCATTTACAATCTCAGCAGCATAGCCATCTACACTTACCTCCCAGCATTTAAACA ATATGGTGGAAATGCCAAGGTGGTCCATTTCCTGGGGAAGACCAAACCATGGGATTACACATTTGATCCCAAAACCAAACAGATTTCAGGGAGTGAGCAGGATGCTGCCACACACCCTACTTTCCTTCTCAACTGGTGGACCCTATACTCGGGTGATGTGGTCCCCATGCTGCATGAGGAGTATGGAGAACAGCCCTTCCACTCAGGATGTGTGGAG GGCGAGAGCAGGTCTTCGCACGCGCACGCACAGGCATCCCAATCCCAGCAGATGTCCTCAGAAGAACGGAAGCAGAAATGGGAGCAAGGTCAGGCAGACTACTTGGGAATGGACTCATTTGACAATATCCAGAGAAAGCTTGATACTTTTCTCAAATAA